The following proteins come from a genomic window of Sphingobium cloacae:
- a CDS encoding nSTAND1 domain-containing NTPase — translation MTAIDHDFAQQRRAEGGALDWLRALPRKLAGVDRRGERTIPASPPIDAAPLLLETVAPPGLGRSSGKEPETDGPRPLSMGAMAQPLKPISLRRDSIYAAFNTAMPVSDRHGLTGRNLELEKLVESIVVQRKHAVIFGTRGSGKTSLARVFGDLADEAGCVALYGSANGETDFETLFRPFLAELPMSAAGREKAKALMSGPFDVPRLASLLVEDVRQRSILIIDEYDRVHSDAARQDVAALMKLLTDLHSPVQLVLVGIASDIDGLIAAHPSLRRHISPQRVSPIPTPELARLLLGCAERASLSIDLEALDMLANAAMGSPYHARLFGMQAALIPEAAGRTRITPADVEAGLASALEDWREVSAVTHGHLARALRDAPHNRRMIALAAVVAAQVYAVSQERLVQAGAELFGPSDRLHGEAADALARLAPALAATSGGESWMFEDTLAPQFLLLMAKRPAHGAAAPDRTEEMRAMLKGVDGL, via the coding sequence TTGACGGCCATCGACCATGATTTCGCGCAACAGCGGCGCGCCGAAGGCGGCGCGCTCGACTGGTTGCGAGCCTTGCCGCGCAAGCTGGCGGGCGTAGACAGGCGCGGCGAGCGGACCATTCCCGCTTCGCCGCCGATCGACGCCGCGCCGCTGCTGCTGGAGACCGTCGCGCCGCCCGGTTTGGGCCGATCGTCCGGGAAGGAGCCGGAAACGGACGGACCGCGCCCCCTTTCCATGGGCGCGATGGCGCAACCGCTCAAGCCCATCAGCCTGCGCCGGGATTCCATCTATGCCGCCTTCAACACGGCGATGCCGGTGTCGGACCGCCACGGCCTGACCGGGCGCAACCTGGAACTGGAGAAGCTGGTCGAATCCATCGTCGTCCAGCGCAAGCACGCCGTCATCTTCGGCACGCGCGGATCGGGCAAGACCTCGCTCGCCCGCGTGTTCGGCGACCTGGCGGACGAGGCGGGCTGCGTCGCGCTGTATGGATCGGCCAATGGCGAGACGGATTTCGAGACGCTGTTCCGCCCCTTCCTGGCCGAGTTGCCGATGAGCGCGGCGGGCCGGGAAAAGGCGAAGGCGCTGATGAGCGGCCCGTTCGACGTGCCGCGCCTGGCCAGCCTGCTGGTGGAGGATGTGCGGCAACGCTCCATCCTCATCATCGACGAATATGACCGGGTTCATTCCGACGCGGCGCGGCAGGACGTGGCGGCGCTGATGAAGCTGCTGACCGATCTCCATTCGCCGGTACAGTTGGTGCTGGTGGGGATCGCGAGCGACATCGACGGGCTGATCGCGGCGCATCCGTCGCTGCGGCGGCATATCTCGCCCCAGCGGGTCAGCCCCATTCCGACGCCCGAACTGGCGCGGCTGCTGCTGGGCTGCGCGGAACGGGCGAGCCTTTCCATCGACCTGGAGGCGCTGGACATGCTGGCCAATGCGGCGATGGGGTCGCCCTATCATGCGCGGCTGTTCGGCATGCAGGCGGCCTTGATCCCCGAAGCGGCGGGGCGCACGCGCATCACGCCCGCCGATGTGGAGGCGGGCCTCGCCTCCGCGCTGGAGGACTGGCGGGAGGTGAGCGCGGTGACGCACGGCCATCTCGCCCGCGCGCTGCGCGACGCGCCGCATAACCGCCGCATGATCGCGCTGGCGGCCGTGGTGGCCGCGCAGGTCTATGCGGTATCGCAGGAACGGCTGGTGCAGGCGGGGGCCGAACTGTTCGGGCCTTCGGACCGGCTGCACGGCGAAGCGGCCGATGCGCTGGCCCGGCTGGCTCCGGCGCTGGCGGCCACGTCGGGCGGGGAATCGTGGATGTTCGAGGATACGCTCGCGCCGCAATTCCTGCTGCTGATGGCGAAGCGGCCCGCGCACGGCGCCGCCGCGCCCGACCGCACCGAAGAAATGCGCGCCATGCTGAAAGGAGTGGACGGGCTATGA
- a CDS encoding polysaccharide biosynthesis/export family protein: MRTGKLLRSLSILLTAATPVTLAAQTGAAAPAPAPAAAAAVPAGAAPSATANPGYRLGADDEVKISIFGQPDLSTTSRIKADGSLTLALIGPVSAQGKTTSELGQAIASAYASGGYLNNPSVSVEVSQYVSRFVTVLGNVPQAGNYPLDRNYTVASMLAKAGGSTTAGANAVILTPADGSGPVRISLADMGAGAGRALQPGDILFVPPAEKVYVYGQVQQPGAFAYAPGQTFRQALALAGGPTLAGSTRRIKVKREGQEVEANLDDPVKPEDVLIIREKLF, translated from the coding sequence GTGAGAACAGGAAAACTCCTCCGGTCCTTGTCCATCCTGCTGACGGCGGCGACGCCGGTCACGCTGGCGGCCCAGACCGGAGCCGCCGCGCCCGCGCCTGCCCCCGCGGCCGCGGCGGCCGTCCCTGCGGGGGCGGCACCCTCCGCAACGGCCAATCCGGGATACCGGCTGGGCGCGGACGACGAGGTCAAGATCTCGATCTTCGGCCAGCCCGACCTTTCCACCACCAGCCGGATCAAGGCGGACGGTTCGCTGACGCTGGCCCTGATCGGGCCGGTCTCCGCACAGGGCAAGACCACATCCGAACTGGGGCAGGCCATCGCGTCGGCCTATGCCAGCGGCGGCTATCTCAACAATCCGTCGGTCAGCGTGGAGGTCAGCCAATATGTGAGCCGCTTCGTCACGGTGCTGGGCAATGTGCCGCAGGCGGGCAATTACCCGCTGGACCGCAACTATACGGTCGCGTCGATGCTGGCCAAGGCCGGCGGATCGACCACGGCGGGCGCGAACGCGGTGATCCTGACCCCGGCGGACGGCAGCGGGCCGGTGCGCATCTCTCTGGCGGACATGGGCGCGGGCGCGGGCCGGGCGTTGCAGCCGGGCGACATCCTGTTCGTGCCGCCCGCCGAGAAGGTCTATGTCTATGGACAGGTGCAGCAGCCGGGCGCTTTCGCCTATGCGCCGGGGCAGACGTTCCGGCAGGCGCTGGCGCTGGCGGGCGGGCCGACGCTGGCCGGTTCGACCAGGCGCATCAAGGTCAAGCGCGAGGGCCAGGAAGTCGAGGCCAATCTCGACGATCCGGTGAAGCCCGAAGACGTCCTCATCATCAGGGAGAAGCTGTTTTGA
- a CDS encoding sugar transferase, whose translation MSKIDLAIEGVPGRQPAAATARQNTRLWLCLLMLLADMAALGAGFAIGMGTAAIPVLSAELWQPLFGGMIVYGFVAFHNQAYNPRCLTKATASCRSAALALAGTLLIFLLVLFSLKATSELSRLGIATGLLCSGSLLMVQRLLITRAVQRHFGHDLFAQLLIIDEGFIPEDVRGMVILDAPAIGLKADLDDPYMLHRLGMVLRDFDRVVISCPADRKADWAQMLKGANILGEIVVPELAPMAPLAVQNCRGVATLVVARGPLNLANRAKKRLLDIALTVPVLIALMPLMIVVAIAIKLDSPGPVFFRQERIGRGNRLFHILKFRSMKVEQCDAAGAASTQRDDDRITRVGRFIRKTSIDELPQLINVLLGEMSLVGPRPHALGSTAEQQLFWQVDRQYWHRHALKPGITGLAQVRGFRGATETRRDILNRVEADLEYLHGWSLTRDIAILIGTANVLIHRNAY comes from the coding sequence ATGTCTAAGATCGATCTGGCGATCGAGGGAGTCCCCGGCCGCCAGCCTGCCGCCGCCACCGCCCGTCAGAATACCCGGCTGTGGCTGTGCCTGCTCATGTTGCTTGCCGACATGGCCGCGCTGGGCGCCGGTTTCGCGATCGGCATGGGAACCGCCGCGATCCCCGTACTTTCGGCCGAGCTATGGCAGCCTTTGTTTGGCGGCATGATCGTCTACGGCTTCGTGGCCTTCCACAACCAAGCCTACAACCCGCGCTGCCTGACCAAGGCGACGGCATCTTGTCGCAGCGCAGCACTGGCACTGGCAGGCACCTTGTTGATTTTCCTGCTCGTTCTCTTCTCCCTGAAGGCGACATCGGAGCTTTCGCGCCTCGGAATCGCGACGGGCCTGCTGTGCAGCGGCAGCCTGCTGATGGTCCAGCGCCTGCTCATCACGCGGGCGGTGCAGCGGCATTTCGGGCACGACCTTTTCGCGCAGCTCCTCATCATCGACGAGGGCTTCATCCCCGAAGACGTGCGGGGCATGGTGATCCTGGACGCGCCGGCCATCGGATTGAAGGCGGATCTGGACGATCCCTATATGCTGCACCGGCTGGGGATGGTGCTGCGGGATTTCGACCGGGTGGTGATCTCCTGCCCCGCCGACCGCAAGGCCGACTGGGCCCAGATGCTGAAGGGCGCCAATATATTGGGCGAGATCGTCGTGCCCGAACTGGCGCCCATGGCTCCGCTGGCGGTGCAGAACTGCCGGGGCGTCGCCACTCTGGTGGTGGCGCGGGGGCCGCTGAACCTTGCCAACCGGGCGAAGAAGCGCCTGCTGGACATCGCGCTCACCGTGCCGGTGCTGATCGCGCTCATGCCGCTGATGATCGTCGTCGCGATCGCCATCAAGCTCGATTCGCCGGGGCCGGTCTTCTTCCGGCAGGAGCGGATCGGCCGGGGCAACCGCCTGTTCCACATCCTGAAGTTCCGCAGCATGAAGGTGGAGCAGTGCGACGCGGCGGGCGCGGCCTCCACGCAGCGGGACGACGACCGCATCACGCGGGTCGGACGCTTCATCCGCAAGACCAGCATCGATGAACTGCCGCAGCTCATCAATGTTCTTCTGGGGGAAATGAGCCTCGTCGGGCCGCGTCCCCATGCGCTCGGCTCCACGGCGGAGCAGCAGCTTTTCTGGCAGGTGGACCGGCAATATTGGCACCGTCACGCCTTGAAGCCCGGCATCACGGGACTCGCGCAGGTGCGGGGGTTCCGGGGCGCGACGGAAACGCGGCGGGACATCCTGAACCGGGTGGAAGCGGACCTTGAATATCTGCATGGCTGGAGCCTGACGCGGGACATCGCCATCCTGATCGGCACGGCCAATGTGCTGATCCACCGCAACGCTTATTGA
- a CDS encoding LysR family transcriptional regulator: MLDRHLVRYFLAVIDQGNFSRAAAHCHVSQPTLSIGIAKLERTLGFPLFIRSNQRVELTDAGARFLPHARRIEREFNLALQAMGEAADLPPLRLGVLNSISGALIASALASAPPQRDWRFELVYGSERELTGHLAKGRIDIALSLVGRGGDRFAEKPVATEGYAVAIPASHPLADQREIAAEELAQDIMIVRRHCEALSEISRHFTERGVRPHFALRSTNDERVMQMVAAKLGITVMPESYHHDGVLRPGLTGFGLKRTIGWAFSSGTEHFLASPLPFMLAVGTALNGK, from the coding sequence GTGTTAGATCGCCATCTCGTCCGCTATTTCCTCGCCGTGATAGATCAGGGAAACTTCTCCCGCGCCGCCGCCCATTGCCATGTGTCGCAACCCACGCTCTCCATCGGCATCGCCAAGCTGGAGCGGACGCTGGGCTTCCCACTCTTCATCCGCTCGAACCAACGCGTCGAACTGACCGACGCGGGCGCCCGCTTCCTCCCCCACGCCCGGCGTATCGAACGGGAGTTCAACCTGGCGCTCCAGGCCATGGGAGAGGCCGCCGATCTGCCACCCCTGCGCCTCGGCGTGCTCAACAGCATATCGGGCGCGCTGATCGCGTCCGCCCTCGCCTCCGCCCCGCCGCAAAGGGATTGGCGGTTCGAACTGGTCTATGGCAGCGAAAGGGAACTGACCGGGCATCTCGCGAAGGGCCGGATCGACATCGCCTTGTCGCTGGTCGGACGAGGCGGCGACCGCTTCGCCGAAAAGCCCGTCGCGACCGAAGGTTATGCCGTCGCGATTCCCGCGAGTCACCCGCTGGCGGACCAGCGGGAGATCGCCGCCGAGGAACTCGCTCAGGACATCATGATCGTCCGCCGCCATTGCGAAGCGCTGTCCGAAATCAGCCGTCATTTCACCGAACGCGGTGTCCGCCCTCACTTCGCCTTGCGCTCCACCAATGACGAACGCGTCATGCAGATGGTGGCGGCAAAGCTGGGGATCACCGTCATGCCCGAAAGCTACCATCATGATGGAGTCCTGCGCCCCGGACTGACCGGCTTCGGGCTGAAGAGGACGATCGGCTGGGCCTTTTCCTCCGGGACGGAGCATTTTCTGGCAAGCCCCTTGCCCTTCATGCTGGCCGTCGGAACCGCCCTGAACGGGAAATGA
- a CDS encoding isovaleryl-CoA dehydrogenase, whose translation MTDFDFALGETADMIRESAARFAADRIAPLAAEIDAKDWFPRDLWPEMGALGLHGITVEEEWGGLGLGYLEHVVAQEEVARASASIGLSYGAHSNLCVNQLRRWGNEAQKAKYLPKLISGEHVGSLAMSEAGAGSDVVSMKLRAEKRGDRYVLNGTKFWITNAAEADTLVVYARTGEGSKGITTFIIEKGYKGFSIGQKIDKMGMRGSPTGELVFDDCEVPEANVMGPLNGGVGVLMSGLDYERTVLAGIQLGIMQACLDTVLPYVRERRQFGQPIGAFQLMQAKVADMYVALNSARAYVYAVARACDAGRTTRFDAAGAILLASENAMKVALEAVQALGGAGYTKDWPVERYMRDAKLLDIGAGTNEIRRMLIGRELIGA comes from the coding sequence ATGACGGATTTCGACTTTGCGCTGGGTGAGACGGCGGACATGATCCGGGAGAGCGCGGCGCGCTTCGCGGCGGACAGGATCGCGCCGCTGGCGGCGGAGATCGACGCGAAGGACTGGTTTCCGCGCGACCTGTGGCCGGAGATGGGGGCGCTGGGGCTGCACGGGATTACCGTCGAGGAGGAATGGGGCGGGCTGGGCCTTGGCTATCTGGAGCATGTGGTCGCGCAGGAGGAAGTGGCGCGGGCTTCGGCTTCGATCGGGCTTTCCTATGGGGCGCATTCCAATCTTTGCGTCAACCAGCTTCGGCGCTGGGGGAATGAGGCGCAGAAGGCGAAATATCTGCCGAAGCTGATTTCGGGCGAGCATGTCGGCAGCCTCGCCATGTCGGAAGCGGGCGCGGGGTCGGATGTGGTGTCGATGAAGCTGCGGGCGGAGAAGCGGGGCGACCGCTATGTGCTGAACGGCACGAAATTCTGGATCACCAACGCGGCGGAGGCCGATACGCTGGTCGTCTATGCCAGGACCGGCGAGGGATCGAAGGGCATCACCACCTTCATCATCGAGAAGGGGTATAAGGGCTTTTCCATCGGGCAGAAGATCGACAAGATGGGGATGCGCGGCAGTCCCACCGGCGAACTGGTGTTCGACGATTGCGAGGTGCCGGAGGCGAATGTCATGGGGCCGCTCAATGGCGGCGTCGGCGTGCTGATGTCGGGCCTCGATTATGAGCGGACGGTGCTGGCGGGGATTCAGTTGGGCATCATGCAGGCATGCCTCGACACGGTGCTGCCCTATGTGCGGGAGCGCAGGCAGTTCGGCCAGCCCATCGGCGCGTTCCAGTTGATGCAGGCGAAGGTCGCGGACATGTATGTCGCGCTCAACAGCGCGCGGGCCTATGTCTATGCGGTGGCGCGGGCTTGCGACGCGGGCCGGACGACGCGCTTCGACGCGGCGGGCGCGATCCTGCTGGCGAGCGAGAATGCGATGAAGGTCGCGCTGGAGGCGGTGCAGGCGCTGGGCGGGGCGGGCTATACGAAGGACTGGCCGGTCGAACGCTATATGCGCGACGCCAAATTGCTGGACATCGGCGCGGGGACGAATGAAATTCGCCGCATGTTGATCGGCCGGGAACTGATCGGGGCATGA